The Cucumis melo cultivar AY chromosome 6, USDA_Cmelo_AY_1.0, whole genome shotgun sequence genome includes a region encoding these proteins:
- the LOC103496184 gene encoding probable LRR receptor-like serine/threonine-protein kinase At4g37250, with protein MIHTNKPWLFLALFSSFTFFFPSFALNPDATLLFSLKRSILGDPLSVFANWNVYDATPCSWLGVTCTDLRGYGGGWSDFLRVTALSLPNSQLLGSIPDELGRIEHLRLLDLSGNFFNGSLPFSIFNASELQVLSLSNNVISGELPIDIGGLKSLQVLNLSDNALAGKVPQNLTALKNLTVVSLRSNYFTGEIPGNFSSVEVLDLSSNLFNGSLPAVFGGEKLRYLNFSYNKISSSVPLEFAKRIPVNVTMDLSFNNLTGAIPQSIALLNQKAEAFAGNEDLCGKPLKHLCSIPSSLTTPPNVSETSSSSPAIAAIPKTIGSVPATQSPRGPNDTQTSQPQNTMKPITIVAITVGDLAGIAILGVVILYVYHYRKRNTLNSKTAKSTDKKRPINSEQNPQTNQKKPSSSVLFCLANKGEETSEATSSSDGEEQREKPGISQDGKNRGNKKNGVLVTVDGETELELETLLKASAYILGASGGSIVYKAVQEDGTALAVRRIGDVSVERLRDFENQVRGIAKIRHPNLVKIRGLFWGEDEKLIIYDYVSNGCLSTSLHRKPSSSSSSQSHLSFEVRLNIARGIARGLAFIHEKKHVHGNLKPSNILLNAEMEPLIADLGLDKLLSGRSKIAFASSSARNLGSHRSTPNRENQDGSGGSPSVSLGSAYQAPESLKNVKSSPKWDVYSFGVIVMELVSGRIGTEREFGSGEEEGRIKKMVDLAIREEVEGKEEAVMGIFRLGFSCVNLVPQKRPTMKEALQVLDKIASSIT; from the exons ATGATTCACACCAACAAACCATGGCTCTTTCTTgctctcttttcctctttcactttctttttcccttcttttgCTCTCAACCCCGATGCCACTCTCTTGTTTTCTCTCAAACGCTCCATTCTCGGCGATCCCTTGTCTGTTTTCGCTAATTGGAATGTCTATGATGCTACCCCTTGTTCCTGGCTTGGAGTTACCTGCACCGACCTTCGAGGCTATGGCGGCGGATGGTCAGATTTCCTCAGAGTCACTGCTCTCTCCCTCCCCAACAGCCAGCTTCTGGGTTCCATTCCTGATGAGCTTGGAAGGATCGAACACCTTCGTCTTCTCGATCTCTCTGGTAATTTCTTTAATGGGTCTCTTcccttttctatttttaatgcTTCAGAGCTTCAGGTTCTTTCTCTTTCCAACAATGTTATTTCCGGCGAGTTGCCGATCGACATTGGGGGTTTGAAGAGTCTTCAAGTTTTGAATCTCTCTGATAATGCGTTGGCTGGAAAAGTGCCCCAAAATCTTACTGCTCTGAAGAATCTTACGGTCGTTTCTCTGAGGAGTAATTACTTTACCGGGGAGATTCCGGGGAATTTTAGTTCCGTTGAGGTTTTGGATCTGTCTTCTAATTTGTTTAATGGGTCTCTGCCGGCGGTTTTTGGTGGGGAGAAACTCCGGTATTTGAACTTCTCTTACAATAAAATTTCAAGTTCTGTTCCGTTGGAGTTCGCTAAGAGGATTCCAGTGAATGTGACTATGGATCTTTCTTTCAATAATCTCACTGGAGCGATTCCTCAGTCGATTGCTCTGCTCAACCAGAAAGCAGAGGCGTTCGCCGGAAATGAAGATCTCTGTGGGAAGCCATTGAAGCATCTCTGTTCAATTCCTTCTTCACTCACAACTCCCCCAAATGTTTCTGaaacttcatcttcttctccagCCATCGCCGCCATACCCAAAACAATCGGCTCTGTTCCGGCAACACAGTCCCCAAGAGGTCCAAACGATACACAAACTTCTCAGCCACAAAACACCATGAAACCCATCACAATAGTTGCAATAACCGTCGGAGACCTCGCCGGAATCGCCATTCTCGGCGTAGTGATTCTCTACGTCTACCATTACCGGAAACGTAATACTCTCAATTCCAAAACCGCAAAATCCACCGACAAGAAACGGCCGATTAACTCAGAACAAAACCCTCAAACTAATCAGAAAAAACCTTCATCATCAGTGTTGTTCTGTTTAGCCAACAAAGGAGAAGAGACATCAGAGGCGACGAGTTCTTCCGACGGCGAAGAACAGAGAGAGAAACCCGGAATAAGCCAGGACGGAAAGAACAGAGGCAATAAGAAAAACGGCGTACTAGTGACAGTGGACGGAGAAACAGAGCTGGAATTGGAAACTCTGTTAAAGGCATCGGCATATATACTTGGAGCAAGCGGCGGGAGCATCGTGTACAAGGCGGTGCAGGAGGACGGGACGGCGTTGGCGGTGAGAAGAATCGGTGACGTGAGCGTGGAGAGATTGAGGGACTTTGAGAACCAAGTGAGAGGCATTGCTAAGATTCGACATCCAAATTTGGTGAAAATTCGAGGGTTGTTTTGGGGAGAAGATGAGAAGCTCATCATCTATGATTATGTCTCAAATGGTTGCCTTTCAACTTCCCTTCACA gaaaaccGAGTTCATCGTCTTCTTCCCAGAGCCATCTATCGTTTGAAGTCCGATTAAATATCGCCAGAGGAATAGCCCGAGGACTTGCCTTCATCCACGAGAAGAAGCACGTCCATGGCAACCTCAAGCCTTCCAACATCCTCTTAAACGCCGAAATGGAGCCCTTAATCGCCGACCTCGGCCTCGACAAGCTCCTCTCCGGCAGGTCCAAAATCGCGTTCGCCTCCAGTTCTGCACGGAACTTAGGCAGCCACAGATCCACCCCCAATCGCGAGAACCAAGACGGGAGCGGCGGAAGCCCGTCGGTGAGCCTGGGATCAGCGTACCAGGCGCCGGAGTCGCTGAAGAATGTGAAATCGAGTCCTAAATGGGACGTGTACTCGTTCGGAGTGATTGTAATGGAGCTGGTGAGTGGGAGGATTGGGACGGAGAGAGAATTTGGGAGTGGTGAAgaggaagggaggattaagaagaTGGTGGATTTGGCGATTAGAGAGGAAGTGGAAGGGAAAGAAGAAGCGGTAATGGGGATATTTAGATTAGGGTTTAGTTGTGTTAATTTGGTGCCTCAAAAGAGACCCACCATGAAAGAGGCTCTCCAAGTTCTTGACAAAATTGCTTCTTCTATCACCTAA